The genomic region caaCAGAAAACAAGGATAAGTTATATTATTAGAAAATTTCCATAAGCTTTAatattgaatataaaataaaaactacAATTTAAGATAAATCAATAGTTATAAATATAATACAACTATCATTTTGAGTTAGAATTATTGTTTAAAGGCAAAAATAAGAAACGTTCTAGAATGGGACATCAcatatttatgatttatttatattataacatTTTAGTTTGTATGATAaagtaaattaatattaattagtaATActcttaaaatattaaaattatttatttacattGTATTTGTGATGTTACTTTTTCACAAGTACAACTTACCaaagttaatttaatttaatattggaaTCAATTTAATATAGTTGTTACTagagttaaaaaaaaattagaatatgcAAAGATATCAAAATAGATGTAAATAACTAGTGTAAATTACAGAATGTGATAACTTAGGAagaaatctaaaacaaataatgaACACAATGACTTAGAGAACACAAtcacataattcaatcaaattaACATCAAAGTCATAAATTtattgattttccattattttcaATTATAAGAAATTAAATGCTGCTTATCTGAGACAACTCTTCTAATGGCAACTCCCACTCTAGGAAAATCTGAGTGGTTTAGGCCCTCTTAGCTATAGCACTCTCCAAGAGAAAAATAACCATTCAAAACACAACATGTTCAACAAAGCAGCCACTCAACACCAAGCCCTAAATAGGAGAATCTGAAGTGTACCCCATACCTTGAGTTGGACACACCTTGTATGccctgtaatgtcccctctttAAATTTGCCTTAATTACTTTAAGTATAATAAactctaactcaataatagttgtgTTATTATTTACTATTTTTCAATATGAATTTCACTTAGAAATTGCAgcttaataatttattatttaatttatatttaatgcttaaatatatttttttaaatgtacaACGTATCCCCTTATTTCTGCTATAAATCTTCCTCTGATCTGTAGTGATTTATCTTCAATAATATACAAATGAAAATGTCTTTAAAGTCTGCAAAATTAGGGGTTTTCCTCCACTAACTCAGTTACAGGAATTAAGGGGGTTTGTCCTTAATTACAAGCCTAGTGGGGTTTCGTCCTTAGGCTGTTAGAAACTTGGTTCATATTCCACAAGGGaagctaattaaataaaatatctttGCCAAAAAATGATGTCTTCTTTTCCTTACTTAACTTTGTTAAATAGAAACTCAATCCAACAATCACCATTCTTCCAATGCCCCTTGAGAAATAAACTTTAATTATAACTTCATGAATTAATCCAAGCGCCGCCTTTTAACCTTCTGTGATTTCTGTTATTTGTTATTTATCTTTTAGAACTGATGTAGTTTATCTCATTGACCATCTCTAATTCTTTTGGCAGCTACTGAATTTAGTGGCAATATATAAAAAAGGTAATCCTCCGTTGTCCTACAATGGTTGCTCCTAAATGGGGTCTTCTTTTAACTGCCTTGATAAATCAATAATTTAATCTGGATTTAATTTTTGAGTTTGGGGGCATTACATGCACCTTCTTCAACGTCCATAGCCCACCAAACCACCTTCTTTCTTGAGTGTTCTCCAAATCCCTTTCCAGGTGTCACATAAGTGATTTATAAGGGATAGTTTCCAAACCATTACACCCTTTCACAACACAGGTAACACTTAAAATTAAAAGTATTTATTTACCCATTTGTATCTCTCAGGAGCTCAATCACCGTGTTCACCAAATTTTCGGCTTCAAGTTCGAAATTTTGTGAACTCATAAAATCGGCATGAAATTTGTAAAAATTCGTCTAAAATTTGCAGGATAACAGGCAGACTTTTTCCTTCGGCGTATGACCAGTTCATAGTTGTCGTGGGATATGACAGGAGGGCTCCAAAAGGGTCGCATATCGATGTGATGCTTGGCCATCGGTAGGGTTTGTAGACGGCTGCATCGGGAGACGGGGGATATAAAAGTTGCCCAATATAAATACTTTATCATGCCTTTCTCCAAAAGAATTTATAAACAATACTTTATAAAGACTTTATAAACCATACTTTATAAAGACTTTATAAACCATACTTTATAAAGTTTCACGGTAATCGgataaactaaaataaataaagttGAACAGAGATAAATATAAAATTGTTGCCCAATATAAATTGTACAATATACTTTATAAAGTTGCACGATAAATATAAAGTTGTTGCAAGACATAAATGTtaactaaaattaaatattttagaatatttaatttaaattttaattatttatatataaattttgattgGTAATGGGCCGAAGCTGATAAGGTGTGTAcgtaccctacccccttgtgggattggaacttgtgacctctctttcaagagcacaagttcttcaCCACTAAGCCAACTCAGGCTGTACtaaattttgacaaatttaaatttaaatatataaattaaattaaagaaatttaatattatttattttaatattttaatatattatttatattttctaaaaaattaaatttatataaagcAAATTTAATGacgatttttttttgaattttttcctctTGCCGAATTTTATTGTTGGCGAATTCGAACTCGAACTCAAACATGGTGACTTAGCTCAGGAGTATTCTTTTCTGCTACTCACTTATTCAATTGCCTTTTTTCAAAGATAATTAAATAGAAATGGCATAAAAAGATAAATTTACCCCTTTTATTCTTAAGGGTTTTTACATGACATTTACTTTTATCTATTTTTTAACTAAAAATGTAAATATAATTTTCCACCTTGTGGAAAAAGTTCTGTATCAATATTATTTGAATATTATTATAAATGTATTTTTGTTCTTGCACAGATGTACCCAATACATACCCAAGCCTTCTGAATAACGTTGTCGTACCAACATATCATACCTAGTTACCCGTACCTGATTTCAATTTGGCAACTAAGCCTTTTGTCTCACACAATAACAGGGAGACCAGCCACATGCATAGCATTTGCCCACCATCCAGGCACAACAAAACAAAATTGCAAACAGGTGGAGGATGCATGGATGAAAAGTTTAAAACCttacaataaaaaaattgtatgcttcCACATGGCCACATTTGTAGGTAAATTGAAGAATTTTTTTAGGTTTGTGTTTATGTTTgctggatttcaaatttcaaggacaAAAATCTATGATCTCTATGACTTAGCTTCCTAGTGTTTGTTTTTTAGCTAGAATATGTGTGAGTTCAGCTGTAAAAGGCTAGGTTCTTTGTGTTGGTCATATAATATTAAACTCTCTTGTCTGTGTGTTGAAGACCTGTATCAGCCTTGTGATAATTTTCGAGAACCAAAAGATAAGGTAGCTTTTAGTTTTCTTTGCATTGCATGCTACAAACCCAAAAGACCATTTTGTGTGTCCTGTATAAAGCCACGATCATCTTCAGGGTTAGAATTCTAGAGTTTTAGTTTACTTTTTCATTACAATGGAGCTTCGCCTTCCAATTTGAAGAAGGGTTTGACCTTACTGTTGCATTTTGTGTTGTCCTGAAAGGAACGAAATAAAACGCGAACAAAGTGCAACCAGTGGAAATTATCCAACACAATTACAAGAACATTACAAACAGACCAGAAATTTCACAAATAAATCATACGCTGAAAAGTACAAACCTGTGTAATCTCCTGAACGCTCATAATCAGAGATGAAATGTTCTATAACAGGAGTTGGTATAACATATCCAATATTTTCTGCATCTTCATGTTTGAGAGACTGGAATGCTATTCCCACACACTGGCCCTTACCATTGAAAGCAGGTCCACCAGAATTTCCAGCATTTATAGCAGCATCAATCTGAAATAATCTATTCAAACAGGACATCAGCATATATTCACACTTCCAAATGCAGTTCAATCCCCGACAATATACATTTTTAAAATGTTCATTCAGGTGAGCAAAACGTCAAGACAACATTATCATTCGATATGGCAGTGTACACAAATCCTTATAGCAAATTAGACATTCAAAAAGTCACCTGCACTCCTAGTAGTTCTGTGGATCCATGTACATATGAAAGAACTTCAATGCGTGACACGACTCCACTGGTCACAGAAATTGTATCACCGCCAATTGGATAACCTACGACAGTGACAGCATCCTGCAAAGATGGCAGAGCTCCAAATTGCACAGGAGTCACATCTTCCCAAAATTCCTCATCATTCACAGTTAATAATGCTGTCAAAATCAAACAAAATGCATTTTATCAATGGTTGACCGAATCATGCAGCTGATTCTCACAAGCAAATATAATAGTTCTGCACTTACCAATGTCACACTCGGTCCCTATCGCAAGCACAGTAGCCAGATATTTCGTATCCGATCCCCTCTTCTTCAGTTTCACCTGTGTATGGTGCTCTACAGAGTGAGCATTAGTAAGTACTCTGCGACCATCAATGATAAATCCGCTGCTATTTGAGCTGAACTGACGCTTGCGTTGCCATGGAAGTGAAAAATTAGGTTCTGTGTGCACGCAAAAAACTTTGACTACTGCATTCATTGAGGGCGAACCTTTGACATCCTCAGTTACCTCGGCAGTAACATTCTGCCTTAAAACATCACCCAAAACAGGAAGAATGGTATTATGAGTCGGTGATAAGCTCTCAAAATACCTTCCACTTCTCCTTGTAGGCGACATATCCCGAAGCCGAAGCCGTTCGCTCTTCATTCTCTTCAAGCCGTTGGCTTCTGCATTCTCGACTTTATTCAAACTTGACGGAGAATTCAAATCCAGGGGGTGCTTCTTTGGTCTTCCCCTTCCAGGACGTTTAACACTAACTACAATATCAATATTGCCGTTGGGAAAATCTTCTACAGAATTGTTCTTGCCGGTACCGTTAGCTTTCTCAAATTCAGGGGTGTTTGAAGGGGAGCTGCCCTTAACTACCTGTCCAATTTTATCTTTCTTTGGAGGCCTTCCTGGACCTCTCTTCGGCGTCTTCGGAGGCCTTCCTCGGCCCCTCTTTGCAGGCACTTGTTCCATCATCTCCAGACTCCCAAATTCGCCAAATATTACAGATTCTTTAAAACCAAGTTCGCTATACGGTAAGTATATAGCAGATGTCCCTTCTGGGTATCAAAATCCTTCATTAAACATATGTAAACGCAGTTGAGTATCAAAATCCTTCACCTCCTGTTCTTGAAATGCTGCTAATTATTAAAATTCTTTaaaacatgttttaaaagtttTAGAAATACTACCACGATTTCCTTTTTCAGAAAAATTGAGTAACTTCCCAACTCAAAACTCTCAAATACCCACCACGCCATTGATTCTACactacataaaaaaaaattgcagaTACCCTAGCTCTAAACCTTAAAAAAGCACCAATTATTCAAACCCTATATTGTGCTATGGGTTTTCTGTTGCCTACAATGCAGCTCACGAAGCAGCAACATATAAACAAAATACCACAACAGCACCGCAATTAAGTCAAACAGAACTTCACTCATAACTCTTGCTATAATTCCTAAAATCCCCATcaaaaaaaccacaaaaaaaagcTCCAGTGAAATGAAATACAAAATGGGTACTTTAAAATCTTACCTTAGAAAGAATCTGCGATAAGAAAAAAAGTTTAATAATAGCCGTCAAAACGCCCACCGCGCTGCATTCCTCTTTTCTTCTCTTCCGTCGAAAataattttagggttttcacagaaATCCTCGGAAGAAGAGAGCGCCTGTGAGAGAGAAGTGACGAGGTAACTATTTGGTTCCCAAGAACTTCATGACGAGACTATAATTTTTAAGGAACCTGCTTGCAAATGTATCTGCTATGAGCTGACATTAAGTATATTATAGCAAGGTGTGGATCGTACATTTTTTTCTGGTCTTTCCATTGGTTCAAATTTCAATTTAGGTTTTTCTCAAATATGTGGAATTGTGGTGTAGGAAATGCTATAAAAAGGACTACTTTAAAGCGTGGTAATCAAGTTGGACACTTGTTTACACGTgtacaaataaaaataaacaagataTTCAAGCTTTTAAAGTCTGATATTTTTACTTTCCACTCC from Cryptomeria japonica chromosome 3, Sugi_1.0, whole genome shotgun sequence harbors:
- the LOC131029602 gene encoding protease Do-like 9 isoform X1, with protein sequence MMEQVPAKRGRGRPPKTPKRGPGRPPKKDKIGQVVKGSSPSNTPEFEKANGTGKNNSVEDFPNGNIDIVVSVKRPGRGRPKKHPLDLNSPSSLNKVENAEANGLKRMKSERLRLRDMSPTRRSGRYFESLSPTHNTILPVLGDVLRQNVTAEVTEDVKGSPSMNAVVKVFCVHTEPNFSLPWQRKRQFSSNSSGFIIDGRRVLTNAHSVEHHTQVKLKKRGSDTKYLATVLAIGTECDIALLTVNDEEFWEDVTPVQFGALPSLQDAVTVVGYPIGGDTISVTSGVVSRIEVLSYVHGSTELLGVQIDAAINAGNSGGPAFNGKGQCVGIAFQSLKHEDAENIGYVIPTPVIEHFISDYERSGDYTGFPILGIEWQKMENPDLRLAMGMNFHQKGVRVRRVEPTAPAFTFLKPSDILLSFDGIDIANDGTVPFRRGERIGFSYLVSQKYTGEQAKVVVLRASKYFEYDIELSTHKRLVPAHIKGKPPSYYIIAGFVFSTVSVPYLRSEVCYGKYGKDYDYDAPVKLLDKLLHSMAQTEDEQLVVLSQVLVADINIGYEDIVNTQVLAFNGVQVRNLRHLAEMVESCDDEFLQFSLDYQQIVVLGTKAAKAATLDILSTHCIPCAMSDDLKS
- the LOC131029602 gene encoding protease Do-like 9 isoform X2, with protein sequence MMEQVPAKRGRGRPPKTPKRGPGRPPKKDKIGQVVKGSSPSNTPEFEKANGTGKNNSVEDFPNGNIDIVVSVKRPGRGRPKKHPLDLNSPSSLNKVENAEANGLKRMKSERLRLRDMSPTRRSGRYFESLSPTHNTILPVLGDVLRQNVTAEVTEDVKGSPSMNAVVKVFCVHTEPNFSLPWQRKRQFSSNSSGFIIDGRRVLTNAHSVEHHTQVKLKKRGSDTKYLATVLAIGTECDIALLTVNDEEFWEDVTPVQFGALPSLQDAVTVVGYPIGGDTISVTSGVVSRIEVLSYVHGSTELLGVQIDAAINAGNSGGPAFNGKGQCVGIAFQSLKHEDAENIGYVIPTPVIEHFISDYERSGDYTGFPILGIEWQKMENPDLRLAMGMNFHQKGVRVRRVEPTAPAFTFLKPSDILLSFDGIDIANDGTVPFRRGERIGFSYLVSQKYTGEQAKVVVLRASKYFEYDIELSTHKRLVPAHIKGKPPSYYIIAGFVFSTVSVPYLRSEYGKDYDYDAPVKLLDKLLHSMAQTEDEQLVVLSQVLVADINIGYEDIVNTQVLAFNGVQVRNLRHLAEMVESCDDEFLQFSLDYQQIVVLGTKAAKAATLDILSTHCIPCAMSDDLKS